CCCGTTCCGCACTAAAAATGTCCTATTACAATTCCAATCACAAATTCCCAAACAGGCTCTTAATCTTTCATTAACCATTTTGATCTTTTGTTATCCCAGTGCTATTGGCAAGAACGCTAGTTTTGTCCTAGTTTAGTTTTAATTTCTTTTCAAGTATTATAAATAAAGAGAGGTCTTAATGGGCCTCTTTTACATTTTCAGTCAAAGAAAGTGGCAATATCCGATGCGGAGGTCAAATCCGGAATCTTTTCTGAGCGGGGAATACACAGCATGCTTTGGGGAAATTCCTTGACCATATTTCGAACAGCCTCAGGTAGCTCTTTCTCCTTTCTTACGGGATGAATGGGGCAGTCTTCCAAAAAAGGGTAAATGGTCGCTCCATGAAAATTGAAAATATTCATACTTACCCAAAGCTTCCCATGTCTTTTGCGATAATCCTCCAACACGGGACCGGTCGGTTTCTCCAAAATATCCGTTACAAAACCAGCATCATTGAAATCCAATAAAGCAAATCTGGCAATTTTTTCTTGGGAATGGCCCAGACCCTCCCCATCATAGCCAATCAATGCATTGGTGACTTTTCTTTCTGCCATTAACGCCCTAAACGCCCCTACATCATAGAGGTTATCCCCATTACAGACCGTGAAGTTTTCATCCAGTAGATTTTGGTGCTGATGTAAACACTGTTGGAGTGCATCAGCCGTGCCCAAGGGCTTTTCCCTATGGGAAGGAATATGTTGAACGGCGACCTTCACCTCCAGTCCACGAAATTTTTCCATGCTCCCCCAACTCGGTTATAAAATCCATAAAAGCTTCATTTTCCGGAGAAGTAATCAAATATATCGTCCGTATACCGGCCGTTACGGCATTCCGAATCAGGTAGTACAAAAGGGGTCTGCCCATTTTACCCAGGGGAATAAGACTTTTATGTAACTTTTTAGCGGTCTGAATTATCGTACTGGACAAATTCGAATCTTCCAGGCTCTTTTTCATTCTGGAAGAAGCCCCCCCGGCCATAATGACCAAACTATTGTTTCTCATACTTTGGGATATGTAAGTTTAACTTCGTAAGCGGCTTTTGCCCCATTGTCCAAAAAAGCGGTAATCACATCTTGTTTATGGGTATCCTCCACCATGGCGACCATACAACCTCCTCCCCCCGAACCAATAATCTTTGTTCCATTTGCCCCCGCTTTCCTGGCCGCATCCATCATCATGGCCATTTCCCTGGGGGTGTTCCCAATATGGTCCTCCAATATTTTTTGATGACGGTTCATGAGTTCCCCCAACTGCATCAGGTCGGGGTTTTCGTTTTTTAAAAGCCTTTTCGCCTTTTGGGTAATGTCATAATTGTGTATGGTGGCATACCAGTATCTGACATACTTTTCTGGAATCACCCCCTTGTATTTTTCATAATCCATTACGTTGGCATCCTGAATTTTAAATTCCGGATTTTGGGCCTTTATCCGATATAATGCACTTTGTTGATAGCTTTTCGCATTTTGAAGCACATCCAAAGTCCTTTTGGCCATTCCGGACTCCGCTATCACCAAATTTCCCCATCTTCCTTTTAACCTCTCCGTTTTTCCATGTTGCGTATCAATAAAAAGCAGTCCCTGCTGTGCAATGGTATATTGATCCATTAATCCGCCCGGTTGATCAAAAAAGCGTACTTCTGCTTCATAGGCCCAACGTCCTATATCCGAATCCGTAAAACGTATTCTCCCTTCTTGGATGGCAACCAAAAAACGAATCCATGCAACGGTTAATGCGGAAGAGCTTGAAAGACCAGCATTTATCGGAATATTTCCGGATATTTCAATTTTGTAGCCCTGCCTAAAACGGAAATCTTTTTCCAGCAAAATAGCCATTGCGGAACGAATGTAGTCCCCAGGGGCCACCTTTTCCCCGTTTGTATCCAAAGGGACGGTTCTGAAGGAGTTTATGTCCTTGAGTTCCAATTGAAACTCATGTGACCGAATCGGTTTGGCCTTCAGCTGCATATATCGGTCAATGGTACCGGCAATTACGGGTAGGCCCAAATAATCCTGATGATCTCCAAAAAAACAGATACGGGCCGGGACCCTTATTTTAATCATGGACTAGGAAACGATTTGAAGTGGTTGGGTATGTTTCCAATTTCCCCGTGTAAAATCTGGAAATGGTTGCGGGTAACCTCCGCTGGCTACGGACCGTTCACTCAAGGGGGCCACGGCACTCCAAAAGCAACCTTCGTATACATTTTGGTCCAGGGGCAATCCCTTTTGTAAACATTCCACAATTCGGTACACCATAATCCCATCCATTCCCCCATGGCCACTTTCTTTGGCAGCATCATTTAACCTTTTGTACAGCGGATGGTCGTACATATCATAAAGTGCTTGAAGTTGGTCTCCCTGCACCCACGAGTGATGATCTTTGGTAAGTCCCTCTACCCCGTCTTCCAAAGCTACCCGAGTTGGGAAGCCGGCCAAAGCCCCTTTTGTTCCTTGAACCAAATTTAATCTTGAATAAGGTCGGGGACTGGTTTCGTCCCATTGTACCATAATGGTTCTGCCAAAATGGGTTTTAATGATCGAGGTATTCAAATCACCTCCCTTAAAGTCCAATTGGTTCCATTTATGATCCTTCGGATACTTTTTTTTGGCGTATGCTTCACGTCCCAACCCAGGACTCGAGAAAGAGACCAAACTCCCAAAGGTATCTTCTTGCCTTCCCAAACTCATATATTGGGCTATGGGGCCCAATCCATGGGTTGGATATAAATTTCCGTTTCTTTCGGCATAATGATAGGTCCTCCAAGAACCTGTTCCCCTGTCCTGTTCTTCCATTTGCCACCGTAATTCATGGATATAAGCTGCTTCTCCGTGTAAGAGCTCACCTATCACTTCCTGTCTGCACATATGGAGAAACATTAATTCGTCCCGACCATAATTCACGTTCTCCAACATCATACAGTGTTTTTGGGTCATTTCGGATGTATCTACGATATCCCACATTTCCTGGAGTGTCAACGCAATGGGAACCTCAACAAAGGTATGGGCGCCCTGTTTCATACTCTCAATGGCCATTGGGGCGTGATTTCGCCAATTGGTGGCAATGAACACAATATCCGGTTTGACCTCCGTCAGCATGGTTTTCCATCGATCCTCATGCCCATGGTACAATTTGATGTTTTGATGTCTGCCTTGATCGGCAACTTCCCGCACCCATCCCTCTTTTTCCATGACCAAATCCTCATACAGATCACATATGGCCACAACTTCGGTTCCAGGCAAGGAAGCCAAAAACTTGAGATGATATCCACCTCTTGCCCCCACACCGATAAAAGCCGCTCTAATATTTTCCAGTTTTGGTGCGGCAAAGCCTCCCATATAGGTGGCAGCGGATGGTCGCTCTGTCTGCCCTCTGATATACTCCGGAAACAAGGATAGCGCACCCATGCTTGCCGTTGCCATGGAGGTCTTTTTGAGGAAATTTCTTCGGTTAATGTTTTTCATGTTTACAGTTAGTCCAGGAATACAAACAAAATGTGTATTGAAAATAGGAAAAAAGTAGTTAACCCAGGGATATTGGCCACAACGGTTTTCGTCATTATTGAATAAAATACAAAGAACCGAGGGGTATCCCTCGGTTCTTGCAACAATAAAACATCAAACACTAACTGAAAATGAAGTCGTTATTGTGGCTGAATCTCTACTCGAACAACATTATATCCCCCTCTTGGGTCCTGTAAATAAACCACCCCGGGGCCACTGCTGATAAGTCCCTTTCCAAATTGAACATCTTCCAATTCACTTACCCTACGCACCGTGGTGTTTGCATCGGCAGGGCCTTCATTGGGTCCTCCCTGTCTTGGGGCCTGATAAATACCAAAGCCTACGGCTTCGTCCACTTCCGTTCCAGAATCGTATAGGTATGATTTCTCGCTGGCACCGAAACCGGATGCAGGCGTACCGTTTTCATCAAAAAGTGGATAACCGGCATTGTTATAGGCAATAAACCAATCATTGGTTTGAACGTACATGGTGGAAAATCCAAA
The sequence above is a segment of the Muricauda sp. SCSIO 64092 genome. Coding sequences within it:
- a CDS encoding Gfo/Idh/MocA family oxidoreductase — its product is MKNINRRNFLKKTSMATASMGALSLFPEYIRGQTERPSAATYMGGFAAPKLENIRAAFIGVGARGGYHLKFLASLPGTEVVAICDLYEDLVMEKEGWVREVADQGRHQNIKLYHGHEDRWKTMLTEVKPDIVFIATNWRNHAPMAIESMKQGAHTFVEVPIALTLQEMWDIVDTSEMTQKHCMMLENVNYGRDELMFLHMCRQEVIGELLHGEAAYIHELRWQMEEQDRGTGSWRTYHYAERNGNLYPTHGLGPIAQYMSLGRQEDTFGSLVSFSSPGLGREAYAKKKYPKDHKWNQLDFKGGDLNTSIIKTHFGRTIMVQWDETSPRPYSRLNLVQGTKGALAGFPTRVALEDGVEGLTKDHHSWVQGDQLQALYDMYDHPLYKRLNDAAKESGHGGMDGIMVYRIVECLQKGLPLDQNVYEGCFWSAVAPLSERSVASGGYPQPFPDFTRGNWKHTQPLQIVS
- a CDS encoding mevalonate kinase, producing the protein MIKIRVPARICFFGDHQDYLGLPVIAGTIDRYMQLKAKPIRSHEFQLELKDINSFRTVPLDTNGEKVAPGDYIRSAMAILLEKDFRFRQGYKIEISGNIPINAGLSSSSALTVAWIRFLVAIQEGRIRFTDSDIGRWAYEAEVRFFDQPGGLMDQYTIAQQGLLFIDTQHGKTERLKGRWGNLVIAESGMAKRTLDVLQNAKSYQQSALYRIKAQNPEFKIQDANVMDYEKYKGVIPEKYVRYWYATIHNYDITQKAKRLLKNENPDLMQLGELMNRHQKILEDHIGNTPREMAMMMDAARKAGANGTKIIGSGGGGCMVAMVEDTHKQDVITAFLDNGAKAAYEVKLTYPKV
- a CDS encoding sugar phosphate nucleotidyltransferase, with product MEKFRGLEVKVAVQHIPSHREKPLGTADALQQCLHQHQNLLDENFTVCNGDNLYDVGAFRALMAERKVTNALIGYDGEGLGHSQEKIARFALLDFNDAGFVTDILEKPTGPVLEDYRKRHGKLWVSMNIFNFHGATIYPFLEDCPIHPVRKEKELPEAVRNMVKEFPQSMLCIPRSEKIPDLTSASDIATFFD
- a CDS encoding NTP transferase domain-containing protein is translated as MRNNSLVIMAGGASSRMKKSLEDSNLSSTIIQTAKKLHKSLIPLGKMGRPLLYYLIRNAVTAGIRTIYLITSPENEAFMDFITELGEHGKISWTGGEGRRSTYSFP